In Stenotrophomonas sp. 610A2, one DNA window encodes the following:
- a CDS encoding iron chaperone, with the protein MAASKSTGFTAEEQAAMKERAKELKAEAKAGKLKADGEAELLAKVAEMPAAEQQMARRLHAIVSATAPSLTPKTWYGMPAYARDGKVVLFFQGASKFGARYSTLGFNDTAMLDDGPMWATSFALAELNPEVEKKITALVKKAVRKHDSSLQ; encoded by the coding sequence ATGGCCGCGTCCAAATCCACCGGGTTTACCGCCGAAGAACAGGCCGCGATGAAGGAGCGTGCGAAGGAGCTCAAGGCCGAAGCCAAGGCCGGCAAACTGAAGGCCGACGGCGAAGCCGAACTGCTCGCCAAGGTTGCCGAGATGCCCGCCGCCGAGCAGCAGATGGCGCGACGCCTGCATGCCATCGTCTCCGCCACTGCACCGTCGCTCACGCCGAAGACCTGGTACGGCATGCCGGCCTATGCGCGCGATGGCAAGGTGGTGCTGTTCTTCCAGGGAGCCAGCAAGTTCGGCGCGCGCTATTCCACGCTGGGCTTCAACGATACGGCGATGCTTGATGACGGCCCGATGTGGGCGACTTCTTTCGCCCTTGCGGAACTCAACCCCGAGGTCGAAAAGAAGATCACTGCCTTGGTCAAGAAGGCCGTGCGCAAGCACGACAGCAGTCTGCAGTAG
- a CDS encoding ABC transporter ATP-binding protein codes for MLRWFESLIPVLPPLDTRTPPRGVVRFYLHYLRPVWPVLLATLIAGLLLALVEVAMFDFLGRIVDMLADSAGPGFFQRHAGELLWMAGITLLARPLLVALHNLLVNQSIVPGLSNRSRWLMHNHVVRQSLSFFQNDFAGSVANRVMQTGTSLRESAVQMVDSLWYIVVYTGSALYLFAQADWRLMLPLAVWLVAYVWIGVYFVPRMKHRAWIASDARSRAMGRIVDGYTNIATLKLFAHSGHEQRYVAEAIQELVEKHRAQTRITTGLEMVIAILNGFLIVGTCALALWLWQDSLISVGAITLATGLVIRIHNMSGWIMWTINGIFEDIGTVQDGMETIAQPLSVQDAADAKPLLVTAGAVDFQNVHFHYGKRGGVMAGLNLAVKPGEKIGLVGPSGAGKSTLVNVLLRLYDLESGKILIDGQDIAHVTQDSLRAQIGVVTQDTSLLHRSIRDNLLYGRPDASEEQLRAAVAKARAEGFIDSLVDGQGRQGYDAHVGERGVKLSGGQRQRIAIARVLLKDAPILILDEATSALDSEVEAAIQDSLDELMGDKTVIAIAHRLSTIARMDRLVVMDQGRIVETGTHAELVAAGGLYARLWARQTGGFVAAEG; via the coding sequence ATGCTGCGCTGGTTCGAGTCCCTGATTCCCGTATTGCCGCCGCTGGACACGCGCACGCCGCCGCGCGGCGTGGTGCGTTTCTACCTGCATTACCTGCGTCCGGTATGGCCGGTGCTGCTGGCCACGCTGATCGCCGGCTTGTTGCTGGCCCTGGTGGAAGTGGCGATGTTCGACTTCCTCGGCCGCATCGTCGACATGCTTGCCGATAGCGCGGGCCCCGGCTTCTTCCAGCGCCACGCCGGTGAATTGCTGTGGATGGCCGGTATCACCCTGCTGGCGAGGCCGCTGCTGGTCGCGCTGCACAACCTGCTGGTCAACCAGTCGATCGTGCCAGGGCTGAGCAACCGTTCGCGTTGGCTGATGCACAACCACGTGGTGCGGCAGAGCCTGAGTTTCTTCCAGAACGACTTTGCCGGCAGCGTCGCCAACCGGGTGATGCAGACCGGTACCTCGCTGCGCGAGTCGGCGGTGCAGATGGTGGACTCGCTGTGGTACATCGTGGTCTATACCGGCAGTGCGTTGTATCTGTTCGCGCAGGCTGACTGGCGGCTGATGCTGCCGTTGGCAGTCTGGTTGGTGGCTTATGTATGGATTGGCGTGTATTTCGTGCCACGCATGAAGCATCGCGCGTGGATTGCATCGGATGCGCGCTCGCGGGCAATGGGCCGCATCGTCGATGGCTATACCAATATCGCCACGCTGAAATTGTTCGCACACAGCGGACACGAGCAGCGCTATGTCGCCGAGGCCATCCAGGAACTGGTCGAGAAGCACCGGGCGCAGACCCGCATCACCACCGGGCTGGAAATGGTCATCGCCATCCTCAATGGCTTCCTGATCGTCGGTACCTGTGCACTGGCCTTGTGGCTGTGGCAGGACAGCCTGATCAGCGTGGGGGCGATCACCTTGGCGACCGGTCTGGTGATCCGCATCCACAACATGTCCGGCTGGATCATGTGGACCATCAACGGCATCTTCGAGGACATCGGTACGGTGCAGGATGGCATGGAGACCATTGCCCAGCCGCTGAGCGTGCAGGATGCAGCCGATGCCAAGCCGTTGCTTGTCACTGCTGGCGCGGTGGATTTCCAGAACGTGCACTTCCATTACGGCAAGCGCGGCGGGGTGATGGCCGGATTGAACCTGGCGGTGAAGCCGGGCGAGAAGATCGGTCTGGTCGGGCCCTCGGGCGCTGGCAAATCCACCCTGGTCAACGTGCTGCTGCGGCTGTACGACCTTGAGAGCGGCAAGATCCTGATCGATGGCCAGGACATCGCCCACGTCACCCAGGACAGCCTGCGTGCGCAGATCGGCGTCGTTACCCAGGACACCTCGCTGCTGCATCGCTCGATCCGCGACAACCTGCTGTATGGGCGTCCGGATGCCAGCGAGGAACAACTGCGCGCCGCCGTTGCCAAGGCACGTGCCGAGGGCTTCATCGATTCGCTGGTGGATGGGCAGGGGCGGCAGGGCTATGACGCCCATGTCGGCGAGCGCGGGGTGAAGCTGTCCGGTGGCCAGCGCCAGCGCATCGCCATCGCCCGCGTGCTGTTGAAGGACGCGCCAATCCTGATCCTCGATGAAGCCACATCGGCATTGGATTCGGAAGTGGAGGCGGCGATCCAGGACAGCCTGGATGAGTTGATGGGTGACAAGACCGTCATCGCCATCGCCCACCGCCTGTCGACGATTGCACGCATGGACCGGCTGGTGGTGATGGACCAGGGCCGGATCGTTGAGACCGGCACGCACGCAGAGTTGGTTGCGGCGGGCGGACTGTATGCGCGGCTGTGGGCGCGCCAGACCGGCGGGTTTGTGGCTGCCGAGGGCTGA
- a CDS encoding serine hydrolase: MGVVAPMASAQEAVPTELQQLDATVERVRQQFDVPGVAVAVVKDGKVILERGWGLRELGKPEPVQADTLFAIASNTKAFTATSLNLLAEEGKLKMDDRVVDHLPSFRMSDPYVTGEMRIRDLLSHRSGLSLGAGDLLFWPTTRYSNAEVVARLAQVPLKNGFRDRYAYDNILYAVAQQVIEKVSGQSFADFLQQRIFNKVGMSETRYNADHLQPGDKAAVGHAKYDFKDLRPVPPLTWSNNAGAGGIYSSVHDLAKWMNVQLAEGKLADGTPLFTEKTQQQMWQMQIPQVVPKPSVPELAPARPNFAGYGEGWSLSDYRGQKLVWHTGGWPGQVSRLTLVPEQNLGVVVLTNQESGAAFNAITMSVLDAMLGAQGNDWVAAYAAGVAKAQGNADEGWDKHVAARDAKSKPSLPLSGYAGTYRDAWYGDVFVEQQGGKLRLRFGATADLVGTMEHWQHDTFIVRWDNRSLNADAFVNFSLDPDGKVREVRMQAVSSLTDFSFDFQDLLLKPKAE; this comes from the coding sequence ATGGGCGTGGTGGCACCGATGGCCTCCGCACAGGAGGCAGTGCCGACGGAATTGCAGCAGTTGGATGCCACGGTGGAACGCGTGCGCCAGCAGTTCGACGTGCCTGGCGTGGCGGTGGCCGTGGTCAAGGACGGCAAGGTGATCCTGGAGCGTGGCTGGGGCCTGCGTGAACTGGGCAAGCCCGAGCCGGTACAGGCCGATACCTTGTTCGCCATTGCTTCCAATACCAAGGCGTTCACCGCTACTTCGCTGAACCTGCTGGCAGAAGAGGGCAAGCTGAAGATGGACGACCGGGTCGTCGATCATCTGCCCTCGTTCCGCATGTCCGACCCCTATGTCACCGGCGAGATGCGCATCCGCGACCTGCTCTCGCACCGCAGCGGGCTGAGCCTGGGCGCAGGCGACCTGTTGTTCTGGCCGACCACCCGTTACAGCAATGCGGAAGTGGTCGCGCGGTTGGCGCAGGTGCCGCTGAAGAATGGTTTCCGTGATCGCTATGCCTACGACAACATCCTGTATGCGGTTGCCCAGCAGGTGATCGAGAAGGTGTCCGGGCAGTCATTTGCCGACTTCCTGCAGCAGCGCATCTTCAACAAGGTCGGCATGAGCGAAACCCGCTACAACGCCGACCATCTGCAGCCGGGCGACAAGGCTGCCGTCGGTCACGCCAAGTACGACTTCAAGGATCTGCGGCCGGTGCCGCCGCTGACCTGGTCCAACAACGCCGGTGCCGGTGGCATCTATTCCAGCGTGCACGACCTGGCCAAGTGGATGAATGTGCAGCTGGCCGAAGGCAAGCTTGCCGATGGCACGCCGCTGTTCACCGAGAAGACCCAGCAGCAGATGTGGCAGATGCAGATCCCGCAGGTGGTGCCCAAGCCGTCGGTGCCTGAGCTGGCACCGGCACGGCCGAACTTCGCAGGTTATGGCGAGGGCTGGAGCCTGAGCGATTACCGTGGCCAGAAACTGGTCTGGCATACCGGCGGTTGGCCGGGTCAGGTGTCGCGCCTGACCCTGGTGCCCGAGCAGAACCTGGGCGTGGTGGTACTGACCAACCAGGAATCCGGTGCCGCCTTCAATGCGATCACCATGAGCGTGCTCGACGCCATGCTCGGCGCGCAGGGTAATGACTGGGTCGCCGCCTACGCCGCTGGCGTGGCCAAGGCGCAGGGCAATGCCGATGAAGGCTGGGACAAGCATGTGGCCGCACGCGACGCCAAGAGCAAGCCGTCGCTGCCGCTGTCCGGCTATGCGGGCACCTATCGCGATGCCTGGTACGGCGATGTGTTCGTGGAGCAGCAGGGCGGCAAGCTGCGTCTGCGCTTCGGCGCGACAGCTGATCTGGTCGGCACGATGGAGCACTGGCAGCACGACACCTTCATCGTGCGTTGGGACAACCGCTCGCTCAACGCCGATGCTTTCGTCAATTTCAGCCTGGATCCGGACGGCAAGGTGCGTGAGGTACGGATGCAGGCAGTGTCCTCGTTGACCGACTTCAGCTTCGACTTCCAGGACCTGCTGCTGAAGCCAAAGGCGGAATAA
- a CDS encoding VOC family protein, giving the protein MDLAARTTATIIPCLRYRDAPAAIDWLCKAFGFQRHAVYQDGDVVHHAQLVFGNGMIMLGSVQPSEWGSNMIQPDEVGGMETQSACVIVSDADAHYAQAKAAGAEIVIDIADQDYGGRGYACRDPEGHLWWFGSYDPWAASV; this is encoded by the coding sequence ATGGACCTCGCCGCCCGCACCACCGCCACCATCATTCCCTGCCTGCGCTACCGCGATGCGCCCGCCGCCATCGACTGGTTGTGCAAGGCCTTCGGCTTCCAGCGCCATGCGGTGTACCAGGATGGCGATGTCGTCCATCACGCACAGCTGGTGTTCGGCAACGGCATGATCATGCTCGGATCGGTGCAGCCCAGCGAATGGGGCAGCAACATGATCCAACCCGACGAGGTGGGCGGCATGGAGACGCAGAGCGCCTGCGTCATCGTCAGCGATGCCGACGCACATTACGCGCAGGCCAAGGCCGCCGGTGCCGAGATCGTCATCGACATCGCCGACCAGGACTACGGCGGCCGCGGCTATGCCTGTCGCGATCCGGAGGGGCATTTGTGGTGGTTCGGCAGCTACGACCCATGGGCGGCAAGCGTGTAG
- a CDS encoding DUF72 domain-containing protein, giving the protein MNDLFASASHTPGVHIGIGGWTYVPWRGGMFYPVGLVQRRELEFASQQLTSIEINGTYYGAQKPHIYAGWRDATPEGFVFSAKAPKRIVSARKLAATGGQIDDFIEGISHLGNRLGPLVWQFEAGRTLDRDDLAAFLQLLPQQVNGRRQRHAVEVRDPGCFDAELVALIRQHRIALVYTDSADYPNAADLSGDFVYARLMGSRDEHSTGYPAQELSQWAGRIRSWRKGDDVAELPHLATPLAPAAPREVFLYFISAAKHRNPSAARELQRLIDAN; this is encoded by the coding sequence TTGAACGATCTGTTCGCGAGCGCGTCGCATACGCCCGGAGTGCACATCGGCATCGGTGGCTGGACCTACGTACCCTGGCGCGGTGGCATGTTCTACCCGGTCGGGCTGGTGCAGCGCCGCGAACTGGAATTCGCAAGCCAGCAGCTGACCAGCATCGAGATCAACGGCACCTATTACGGCGCGCAGAAGCCGCATATCTATGCCGGGTGGCGCGACGCCACGCCCGAAGGCTTCGTGTTTTCGGCCAAGGCGCCCAAGCGCATCGTCAGCGCGCGCAAGCTCGCCGCTACCGGCGGGCAGATCGACGACTTCATCGAAGGCATCAGCCACCTGGGCAATCGCCTCGGCCCGCTGGTATGGCAGTTCGAAGCCGGACGCACGCTGGACCGCGACGACCTTGCCGCCTTCCTGCAATTGCTGCCGCAGCAGGTCAACGGGCGCCGCCAGCGGCATGCAGTGGAAGTCCGTGATCCCGGCTGTTTCGATGCCGAACTGGTGGCACTGATCCGCCAGCACCGCATTGCCCTGGTCTATACCGATTCCGCCGATTACCCCAACGCCGCGGATCTGTCGGGTGACTTCGTCTACGCCCGTCTGATGGGCAGCCGCGATGAGCACAGTACCGGCTATCCGGCACAGGAACTGAGCCAATGGGCCGGACGCATCCGCAGCTGGCGCAAGGGCGATGACGTGGCCGAGCTGCCGCATCTGGCAACGCCGCTCGCACCCGCTGCACCGCGCGAGGTCTTCCTGTATTTCATCAGCGCCGCCAAGCACCGCAACCCGTCGGCTGCACGCGAACTGCAGCGGCTGATCGACGCAAACTGA
- a CDS encoding DMT family transporter, with product MPTNDTRKALLQIHFCVLLWGITAILGKLITLPALPLVWWRMLLVVAMLALLPRVWRGLSGLNPRLVLGYAGIGALVALHWLTFYGAVKLANASVAATCIALAPVFTAVIEPWIARRPFQMRELALGVVVLPGVALVVGGVPDGMRLGVAVGAVSALLVAIFGSFNKRMVGHADPLTVTALELGAGTLTLTLLAPAMPLLLPALASDLWVIPNLHDSLLLLALSGLCTLLPFALALVALKHLSAYTVQLVTNLEPVYAILLAMLFLGEQHELTPQFYLGVAIILGGVFLHPLLNRLRPAAANTGAA from the coding sequence ATGCCTACCAACGACACCCGCAAAGCCCTGTTGCAGATCCATTTCTGCGTTCTGCTATGGGGCATCACCGCCATTCTTGGCAAGCTGATCACCCTGCCCGCCCTGCCGCTGGTGTGGTGGCGCATGTTGCTGGTGGTGGCGATGCTGGCATTGCTGCCGCGCGTCTGGCGCGGGCTGTCAGGTTTGAACCCCCGGCTGGTGCTTGGCTATGCCGGTATCGGCGCGCTGGTCGCACTGCATTGGCTCACTTTCTACGGCGCGGTGAAACTGGCCAATGCCTCGGTCGCCGCGACCTGCATCGCGCTGGCGCCGGTGTTCACCGCCGTCATCGAGCCCTGGATCGCGCGCCGTCCATTCCAGATGCGCGAACTGGCACTGGGCGTGGTGGTATTGCCCGGCGTTGCGTTGGTGGTTGGCGGCGTGCCCGATGGCATGCGCCTTGGCGTGGCGGTGGGTGCGGTCTCCGCGCTGCTGGTTGCCATCTTCGGCTCGTTCAACAAGCGCATGGTCGGCCATGCCGATCCGCTGACGGTCACCGCGCTGGAGCTTGGCGCCGGCACCTTGACCCTGACCCTGCTGGCACCGGCCATGCCGTTGCTGCTGCCCGCCTTGGCCAGCGATCTGTGGGTGATCCCCAACCTGCACGACAGCCTGTTACTGCTGGCGCTTTCCGGCCTGTGCACGCTGCTGCCGTTTGCGCTGGCGCTGGTCGCGCTCAAGCACCTGAGTGCCTACACCGTGCAGCTGGTGACCAACCTGGAGCCGGTCTACGCGATCCTGCTGGCGATGCTGTTCCTGGGCGAACAGCATGAGCTGACGCCGCAGTTCTATCTGGGCGTGGCGATCATTCTCGGCGGCGTGTTCCTGCACCCGCTGCTCAATCGCCTGCGACCAGCGGCGGCAAACACCGGCGCAGCTTGA
- a CDS encoding sensor domain-containing diguanylate cyclase yields MIKPALPANEVERLAALQRYRVLDTAREQEFDDLVTIARAICGTPMGAVTLIDQDRQWFKSLQGLDGEQTPRDESFCAHTILKPQELTVVNDARQDQRFSGNPSVLGDPHIRFYAGAPLLTSDGYALGSLCVFDSVPSVLGTPQAEALNALSRQVSRMLEMRLLRIEIEHHQVEHDWYEARLVEYYQQLEQLNVELSEQTRTDPLTGLPNRRALSAALSESIERATEVPPAVAIVDIDHFKMVNDIHGHTEGDRVLTELSSVLKSQFAGRGMAARYGGEEFVILMPDTPLQQAELQCEYLRESVGLLPIGLPISISIGLAVHRAGEAPGETLRRADAALYQAKAEGRDRVVVAS; encoded by the coding sequence ATGATCAAGCCCGCTTTGCCTGCCAATGAAGTTGAACGTCTCGCCGCGCTGCAGCGCTACCGGGTGCTGGATACCGCTCGCGAACAGGAGTTCGATGATCTGGTCACCATTGCCCGCGCGATCTGCGGCACCCCGATGGGGGCGGTGACCCTGATCGATCAGGACAGGCAGTGGTTCAAGTCCCTGCAGGGACTGGATGGCGAGCAGACCCCGCGCGACGAGTCTTTCTGCGCGCACACCATCCTCAAGCCGCAGGAACTGACGGTGGTGAACGACGCCCGCCAGGACCAGCGTTTCAGCGGTAACCCGTCGGTGCTGGGCGACCCGCATATCCGCTTCTATGCCGGCGCGCCGTTGCTGACCAGTGATGGTTACGCATTGGGTTCGCTGTGTGTTTTCGATTCGGTGCCATCGGTGTTGGGCACGCCGCAGGCCGAGGCGCTGAACGCGTTGTCGCGGCAGGTCAGCCGCATGCTTGAAATGCGTTTGTTGCGGATTGAGATCGAGCACCATCAGGTCGAGCACGATTGGTATGAAGCGCGGCTCGTCGAGTACTACCAGCAATTGGAGCAGCTCAACGTGGAGCTGTCCGAACAGACCCGTACCGATCCGCTGACCGGCTTGCCGAATCGACGTGCCCTGTCCGCCGCGCTGTCCGAGTCCATCGAGCGTGCGACGGAGGTACCGCCTGCTGTTGCGATCGTCGATATCGACCACTTCAAGATGGTCAACGACATCCACGGTCATACCGAGGGCGACCGGGTACTGACCGAACTGTCCAGCGTGCTGAAATCGCAGTTCGCCGGGCGCGGCATGGCGGCCCGTTACGGCGGCGAAGAGTTCGTGATCCTGATGCCGGACACGCCGCTGCAGCAGGCCGAGCTGCAATGCGAATACCTGCGTGAGTCGGTGGGGCTGCTGCCGATCGGCCTGCCGATCTCGATCAGCATTGGACTGGCTGTGCACCGCGCGGGCGAAGCCCCGGGCGAAACCCTGCGCCGCGCCGATGCCGCGCTGTACCAGGCCAAGGCCGAAGGCCGCGACCGGGTAGTGGTAGCCAGCTGA
- a CDS encoding pseudouridine synthase yields the protein MTIRINKHIAETGFCSRREADRLLSARRVTVNGIVAGTGAVVGEGDEVKVDGQPLRARAVQKSTGRRHVYIVLNKPVGITCTTESAVKDNIVEFVGHEQRIFPIGRLDKDSEGLILMTSNGDIVNQILRAENGHQKEYLVAVNKPVTDEFLRGMARGVRIHNEMTLPCRTSRIAKYGFRIILEQGLNRQIRLMAAEFGYRVTQLRRVRIDNVKIGALKPGQWRNLSEQELRGLLPQQQQW from the coding sequence ATGACAATTCGAATCAACAAGCACATTGCCGAAACCGGCTTCTGTTCGCGCCGCGAGGCCGACCGCCTGCTCTCCGCCCGGCGTGTCACCGTCAACGGCATCGTCGCCGGTACCGGTGCGGTGGTGGGCGAGGGCGACGAGGTCAAGGTCGACGGCCAGCCGCTGCGCGCCCGTGCGGTGCAGAAGAGCACCGGCCGCCGCCACGTCTATATCGTGCTGAACAAGCCAGTCGGCATCACCTGCACCACCGAAAGCGCGGTCAAGGACAACATCGTCGAGTTCGTTGGCCATGAACAGCGCATCTTCCCCATTGGTCGCCTGGACAAGGATTCGGAAGGCCTGATCCTGATGACCAGCAACGGCGACATCGTCAACCAGATCCTGCGTGCCGAGAACGGCCACCAGAAGGAGTATCTGGTGGCGGTCAACAAGCCGGTCACCGACGAGTTCCTGCGTGGCATGGCGCGCGGTGTACGCATCCACAATGAAATGACCCTGCCGTGCCGCACCAGCCGCATCGCCAAGTACGGTTTCCGCATCATCCTGGAGCAGGGCTTGAACCGGCAGATCCGTCTGATGGCGGCCGAGTTCGGTTACCGCGTCACCCAGCTGCGCCGCGTGCGCATCGACAACGTCAAGATCGGTGCATTGAAGCCGGGCCAATGGCGCAACCTGAGCGAGCAGGAACTGCGCGGCCTGCTGCCGCAACAACAGCAGTGGTGA
- a CDS encoding sensor domain-containing diguanylate cyclase, producing the protein MLLLLSTLFALWPVLGSAQPLQVDRDFLIAGAATDEQAPLRACSAEALARMRPAIEIAAPEGGWSGAPQGVGVFNVFAGEVMIYHGDRQVCGDMQDARTRDSRFRAGVGLVVVPKQGTVEPIRVAWESPLKPRWIPTVHLGAPSPLQQQDTLRLVVRTACVAIALALALSALMGFATTRGRDFLVYTLVCGLLVVWQSVLSGLSGYPEPWLPVDGHAPVWMVSVSALSYAVMGWVLWRMCGGRRLLRGSRRWMQGLVIVLALVALAAPLMPWPLLSWLAVALDDLFTLICLTAVGIAIVSVRRGHFQALDGLVAVVPLLVMALADLMDSRLMVEYRVEAIQVSVTWFLMMAAYSLNRSLSQLRQQRDEMRELADTDTLTGLPNRRAGLRQLDHYMREAKAAGQPLSIGFLDIDLFKQINDRYGHDGGDEVLVSVAGTLLAGVRSRSDVIRMGGEEFLILLPGIGADAARPRLEQLREKVTVQARGLKHEGLVVTASIGLAELQYRDSDVAGLLRRADNAMYQAKRSGRDQVVDARDIREVP; encoded by the coding sequence GTGCTCCTCTTGCTGTCGACGCTCTTCGCGCTGTGGCCGGTGCTGGGCAGCGCCCAGCCGCTGCAGGTTGACCGTGACTTCCTGATTGCCGGTGCCGCAACCGACGAACAGGCGCCGTTGCGTGCCTGCAGCGCCGAGGCGTTGGCGCGGATGCGCCCGGCGATTGAAATCGCCGCCCCCGAGGGCGGCTGGTCCGGGGCACCGCAGGGCGTGGGCGTATTCAACGTCTTTGCCGGCGAAGTGATGATTTACCACGGCGACCGCCAGGTCTGTGGCGACATGCAGGATGCCCGCACGCGTGATTCGCGATTCCGCGCAGGCGTCGGCCTGGTGGTAGTGCCGAAGCAGGGTACGGTTGAGCCGATCCGGGTGGCATGGGAGTCGCCGCTGAAGCCACGCTGGATTCCCACCGTGCACCTTGGCGCCCCCAGTCCGCTGCAGCAGCAGGACACCTTGCGGCTGGTGGTTCGTACCGCCTGCGTGGCCATCGCATTGGCCTTGGCGCTGTCGGCCCTGATGGGCTTCGCCACCACCCGTGGACGGGATTTCCTGGTCTATACGCTGGTCTGCGGGCTGTTGGTGGTCTGGCAGTCCGTACTGAGCGGGCTCAGTGGTTACCCCGAGCCATGGCTGCCGGTGGATGGCCATGCGCCGGTATGGATGGTTTCGGTGTCCGCGCTCAGCTATGCGGTGATGGGTTGGGTGCTGTGGCGCATGTGCGGTGGCCGGCGGCTGCTGCGCGGCTCGCGGCGCTGGATGCAGGGGCTGGTGATCGTACTGGCGCTGGTCGCGCTGGCCGCGCCGCTGATGCCGTGGCCGTTGCTGTCGTGGCTGGCGGTGGCGCTGGATGACCTGTTCACCTTGATCTGCCTCACCGCCGTCGGCATTGCCATCGTTTCGGTGCGACGCGGCCATTTCCAGGCGCTGGATGGCCTGGTGGCGGTGGTTCCGCTGTTGGTGATGGCGCTGGCGGACCTGATGGACAGCCGTCTGATGGTGGAATACCGGGTAGAGGCGATCCAGGTCTCGGTGACCTGGTTCCTGATGATGGCGGCCTATTCGCTCAACCGCAGCCTCAGCCAGCTGCGCCAGCAGCGCGATGAGATGCGCGAGCTCGCCGATACCGACACCCTGACCGGCCTGCCCAATCGTCGCGCCGGCCTGCGCCAGCTCGACCACTACATGCGCGAGGCCAAGGCCGCCGGGCAGCCACTGTCGATTGGTTTCCTGGACATCGATCTGTTCAAGCAGATCAACGACCGCTATGGCCACGATGGCGGCGACGAGGTGCTGGTCTCTGTAGCCGGGACGCTGCTGGCCGGCGTACGCAGCCGTAGTGACGTGATCCGCATGGGCGGCGAGGAGTTCCTGATCCTGCTGCCGGGAATCGGCGCCGATGCGGCGCGGCCGCGGCTGGAGCAGCTGCGCGAGAAAGTGACCGTGCAGGCGCGCGGGCTCAAGCACGAAGGTCTGGTGGTCACCGCCAGTATTGGCCTTGCCGAGCTGCAGTATCGCGACAGTGACGTGGCTGGGCTGCTGCGGCGGGCCGACAACGCCATGTACCAGGCCAAGCGCAGCGGCCGCGACCAGGTGGTGGACGCGCGCGATATCCGGGAAGTGCCCTGA